Proteins encoded together in one Miscanthus floridulus cultivar M001 chromosome 16, ASM1932011v1, whole genome shotgun sequence window:
- the LOC136512480 gene encoding ER lumen protein-retaining receptor A-like: MNAFRFLGDMTHLFSVLVLLLKIYATKSCSGVSRKTQELYMLVFVARYLDLFTDYVSLYNSVMKVVFITSSAAIVWCVRRHPQVRRTYDKEQDTFRHAVLVAASFLLALMFHERFTFREICWAFSIYLEAVAILPQLVLLQRSRNVDNLTGQYVFFLGAYRAFYILNWIYRYFTEGHHSRWIPWLAGLVQTALYADFFYYYFLSWKNNVKLELPA; encoded by the exons ATGAACGCCTTCCGGTTCCTCGGGGACATGACCCACCTCTTCTCGGTTCTCGTCCTCCTCCTCAAGATCTACGCCACCAAGTCCTGCTCAG GGGTGTCGAGGAAGACGCAGGAGCTGTACATGTTGGTGTTCGTCGCGAGGTACCTGGACCTCTTCACGGACTACGTCTCGCTCTACAACTCGGTGATGAAGGTGGTGTTCATCACCAGCTCGGCGGCCATCGTGTGGTGCGTGCGCCGCCACCCGCAGGTACGGAGGACGTACGACAAGGAGCAGGACACCTTCCGCCATGCGGTGCTCGTCGCCGCATCATTCCTGCTCGCGCTGATGTTCCACGAGCGGTTCACCTTCCGCGAG ATATGCTGGGCTTTTTCAATCTATTTGGAGGCAGTGGCCATTCTCCCACAGTTAGTGTTGCTCCAGAGAAGCAGAAATGTGGATAACTTAACTGGACAATATGTTTTCTTCCTTGG GGCCTACCGTGCATTTTACATTCTAAACTGGATTTACCGTTATTTCACGGAGGGTCATCACAGCAGATGGATCC CTTGGCTTGCTGGTTTGGTGCAAACAGCTCTGTATGCAGATTTCTTTTACTATTATTTCTTAAG TTGGAAGAACAATGTTAAGCTCGAGTTGCCTGCATGA
- the LOC136510155 gene encoding enoyl-CoA delta isomerase 2, peroxisomal-like, with amino-acid sequence MCTLQQRGSVFVLTLTGDGEHRLGHALISSLRSAVASAAEAAAKAGPGAALVTVGEGRFFSNGLDIGWAGTSRARLSELVAALRPLAADLLALPMPTVAAVTGHASAGGCLLALCHDYRVMRGDRGVLYMSEVDIGLPLPPYFMAVLRAKITAANALRDVALRGKKVRAAEGKEMGIVDAVYPSADETAAEAFKLAEQLAARKWDGGVYASIRMSMYPEACRSVGIVEESDEEKRKHFASKL; translated from the coding sequence ATGTGCACCCTGCAGCAGCGCGGCAGCGTCTTCGTCCTCACCCTCACCGGCGACGGCGAGCACCGGCTGGGCCACGCCCTCATCTCCTCGCTCCGCTCCGCCGTCGCCTCCGCCGCGGAAGCCGCGGCCAAGGCGGGGCCCGGGGCCGCGCTTGTCACCGTCGGCGAGGGCCGCTTCTTCTCCAACGGGCTCGACATCGGGTGGGCGGGCACCTCCCGCGCGCGCCTCAGCGAGCTCGTCGCCGCGCTCCGCCCGCTCGCCGCCGACCTGCTCGCGCTCCCCATGCCCACCGTCGCCGCCGTCACCGGCCACGCCTCCGCCGGCGGGTGCCTCCTCGCGCTCTGCCACGACTACCGCGTCATGCGCGGCGACCGCGGGGTGCTCTACATGAGCGAGGTCGACATCGGCCTCCCGCTCCCGCCCTACTTCATGGCCGTGCTCCGCGCCAAGATCACCGCCGCCAACGCGCTCCGCGACGTCGCGCTCAGGGGCAAGAAGGTCAGGGCCGCCGAGGGCAAGGAGATGGGCATCGTGGATGCCGTCTACCCTTCCGCGGACGAGACGGCGGCCGAGGCCTTCAAGCTTGCCGAGCAGCTCGCGGCCAGGAAGTGGGATGGGGGCGTGTACGCGTCCATAAGGATGTCCATGTACCCTGAGGCCTGCAGGTCAGTCGGAATTGTCGAGGAGAGCGATGAGGAGAAGCGGAAGCACTTCGCTTCCAAGCTCTGA
- the LOC136510154 gene encoding protein LIKE COV 1-like, whose amino-acid sequence MGDNKSPLSLSPMGGRDRDRELLIPVSGGGSAPGDGVEDGDRASSASAALSSSGREAFHKVVRSWASKKFMTGCVILFPIAITFYITWWFVHFVDGFFSPIYAQLGINIFGLGFITSVTFIFLIGVFMSSWVGASVLSLGEWIIKHMPLVRHIYNASKQISAAISPDQNKQAFKEVVIIRHPRVGEYAFGFITSSVSLQSYSGQEDLYCVYVPTNHLYIGDIFMVNSKDVIRPNLSVREGIEIVVSGGMSMPQILSTLDPQMILGDRTGPSRS is encoded by the exons ATGGGAGACAACAAGTCTCCGCTGAGCCTGAGCCCGATGGGCGGGCGCGACCGGGACCGGGAGCTCCTCATCCCGGTCTCCGGCGGCGGCTCGGCGCCCGGCGACGGGGTCGAGGACGGCGACAGggcctcctccgcctccgccgcgctCTCCTCCTCCGGCCGCGAG GCTTTCCATAAGGTCGTCCGCAGTTGGGCTTCAAAGAAGTTCATGACTGGATG TGTAATTCTCTTCCCCATAGCAATAACGTTCTACATCACCTGGTGGTTCGTTCATTTTGTTGATGGATTCTTCTCTCCAATCTATGCTCAACTGGGAATCAACATATTCG GTCTTGGCTTCATCACATCTGTTACTTTCATATTTTTGATCGGAGTCTTTATGTCATCTTGGGTGGGGGCATCTGTCCTTAGCCTTGGCGAGTGGATTATTAAGCACATGCCTCTTGTTCGTCATATCTACAATGCATCGAAGCAAATTAGTGCTGCAATATCACCAG ATCAGAACAAACAGGCATTCAAGGAAGTGGTCATCATAAGGCATCCTCGTGTTGGAGAATATGCGTTTGGTTTCATCACATCGTCAGTATCCCTCCAG AGTTATTCTGGTCAAGAAGATCTTTACTGCGTCTATGTCCCAACGAACCATCTTTACATTGGTGATATCTTCATGGTGAATTCAAAGGATGTCATAAGACCAAATCTTTCTGTGCGTGAAGGCATCG AAATTGTTGTATCTGGTGGTATGTCAATGCCCCAAATTCTGTCAACCCTCGACCCGCAGATGATCCTTGGGGACAGAACCGGACCAAGCAGAAGCTGA
- the LOC136512955 gene encoding uncharacterized protein, translating into MGCAGSTPKVDENSKKLKKPKAWKHTQPITPAQLKQMRDEFWDTAPHYGGQKEIWDALRVAAESDLALAQTIVDSAGIIISNPDMTLCYDERGAKYELPKYVLSEPTNLIRDG; encoded by the exons ATGGGCTGCGCTGGATCCACTCCCAAAGTCGATG AGAACAGCAAGAAGCTGAAAAAGCCTAAGGCTTGGAAGCATACTCAACCAATTACACCAGCACAACTCAAACAGATGCGTGATGAATTCTGGGACACGGCTCCACACTATGGTGGCCAAAAAG AGATTTGGGATGCTCTAAGAGTTGCCGCAGAATCTGATTTAGCCCTTGCACAAACCATAGTGGACAGTGCTGGAATCATCATTTCAAATCCTGACATGACGCTTTGCTACGACGAGAGAG GTGCCAAGTACGAACTGCCTAAGTATGTTTTGAGCGAGCCAACAAACTTGATCCGCGACGGGTGA